The Microbacterium oleivorans genome contains the following window.
GCATCGGAAGCGTGGCGTTCCTCGGGTGGCCCGCGGGGTCTGGCACGGGCGACGACCGCGAACGCGGCTGGCGGGACGTCGCGGGTGCGGCCGGTGTCAGACTCACCGCCGAGGAGGACGTCACGGCGGCCCGGGCCGTCGTCGCCGCTGCACTCGCGGACCGGCCGGGCATCGCCGCCGTCGTCTGCGCGAGCGACACGCTCGCCATCGGGGCGCGTCTGGCCGCGGCATCCGTCGGGCGGGATGCCATGCCGATCATCGGGTTCGACAACACCCCGGCCGCAGAAGCCCTGGGGCTCAGCAGCATCGAGCAGCTGCCCGAGAGAGTGGCCGACGGGGTGCTGCAGCTGCTCACCGGCCCCTCCGGCGCCTTCGTCGCTCCGCAGGCGGCCACCGCCGGGGCGGCGCACGTCCTCGTCGAGCCGCGCCTCGTGCTGCGCTGAGTGCGCCGCCGGCCGGTACGTCCGTCGCGCAGGTGTCGCCTCGGCCGCCGTCGCCGGAAGGATCCGTCACACCGGTTCGACGGATATCGCGGGCTCGGGCCCGCCGGTATCAGAACGCGGCGGCGAAGGCGGCGAGAAGGCGCGCGGGCTCGGAGACGGGCGCCTCGAGCACCCGCGCGGCGATGCGATCGTAGTCGGCGGCGTCGAAGTAGCCGTCGTTGCGGTAGACGGTCATCCGCTCGGTGAAGTCGCGGGGCGTGGGCTCAGGGTGGAACTGGGTCGCGTAGAGGCGATCGCCGACCCGGTACGCCTGGACGGGGCAATCGGGGTTGGTGGCCAGGAGTACCGCTCCGGGGGGTAGCGTCCGCGTGCCCTCCTTGTGCGCGGTCAGGGCCGAGAAGGTCTCGGGGAGGTCGCCCAGGAGCGCGTCGGCACGCCCGGCGTCGGTGAGCGTCACCTCGGTCGGGCCGGTCTCCTCGGGGAAGTCCCGCGAGATCGCACCTCCCAGTCGCGTCGTGGCGACCCCGATGCCGTAGCAGGTGAACAACGCGGCGGTGGTGCCGGCGGCGGCGGCGTCGGCGATGCGCGCGAGATCGGCCTCGAGCCGGATCTGCCCCTCGGCCTTCGTCTCGGCGTCGTCGGTGGCGTTGTACGGGCTGCCGCCCACGACGAAGCCGCGCCAGCGGGTGAAAGCGTCGTCGGGCAGCGGCTCACGCGTGAGATCGATGCGATCGAGCTCCGATTCGTCCAGGCCCATCGCCGCGCGGAACGACGCGTACTCGGCCTCGGCCGCGACGCGCTGCGGGCGCACGCAGACGTAGACGAGCGGGACCATTCGAGAATTCTATGACCCCCGCGGCGCCTGAGCGCCCGGGATGACGCGCGGTGACGCGTCGATCACAATGGCCTGATGACCGCCCGTGTGATCGTGACCGACGTCGCCGACCTCGTGACTGTGCTCGACGAGCTCGACCGTGCCGCGGCGCGTCACGGCTGGCGGGTGATCCGGCCGATGGATGCGGCGGAGCTCGCAGACCGTGCCCGGCGGGCGCAGGGGGGGCTGCGGATGCCCGCACCACTGACGGTGACACTCGAAGCCGATCCGGCCGCGGCCTCGTCGAGCGCCCCGATCGACGCGGCCGTGCTCCTCGCACGGACGCCGGTCAGGGGCGCCGTGGTGGACGCCGGTCGCGGGCTCCACCGCGGCTGACGCGTCGGCCGTTGCCGAGGCAGCGGTCAGCGCGAGGAGTTCGCGGTGCGACCGCGGACGATGCCGATGAAGGCGTTTACCGATGGGGTCGTCGCCTCCGTGCGCCAGGCGAGGGCGACGCCCGAGACGGGGGCGTCGACGATGGGGCGGTAGTGCACGTCTTTGCGCTGATGCAGTCGGGCCAGCGACATGGGCACGATCGCGATGCCGACACCCGCCGCCACCGTCGCGATCGCGTCGGCCGTCGACGCGACGGGCGGGAACGAGGGGGCGACGGAGCCGGGGACGTCGAGCTGCAGCACGTCGTCGCGGGGGACGATCACCACCTCGCCGTCGAGGTCCGCGAGAGTCAGCTCGTCGACCGCGGTAAGGGCCGAATCGGCAGCGCAGACGGCCACCGGAACCTCGTCGTACAGGGCGATCACGCTCAGTCCGTCGCGCTCGACCGGCATCCGGACGATGGCGGCGTCGACCGTGCCGTCGACGAGGGCGTCACGCTGCTGCGCGACCTCGATCGGGACGAGCTCCAGCGGCGTGCGCGGCATCCGGGTCTTCCACACGTCGATCCACTTTCCCGGCGTCGCACCCGGAACCGCTCCGAGGCGGAAAGGACCCGTCGGAGCGGCGTCTCGCGTGCCGGCGTCTGCGGCGCTGCGTGCAGCCGTCGAGCCCGGGGGTCTCCCGGACGTCGGCCGCTGGTCTCGCGAGCCGCTGGAGCGCGGGGCACCGCCGCGTCGAGAACCGTTCTTGCGCGGCGCCCCACCACCGCGCTGCTGCCCGCCGCCGCGTGAGCCGCGTCCAGGGGTGCCGGCCGGTGTCATGGGTCGAGCGTATCGGCCCCGCCCGGGCCGATCATGCCGCCAGGCGCAGGCCCCGCTGATCGGTGGCCACGTGCTCGCCGTCGGCGATGTTCTCGTCGTCACGGATGAGCGATCCACCCGCGACGTGCGCGTGCGCACCGACGAAGGCGCGAACGCCGATCTTGGCGCGCGGGCCGATGGCTGCACCCGAGCCGACGTGAGCGTGCGGCGCGATCTCGACGTTCGGGCCGATGACGGCCTCGCGTTCGATCCACGCGCCACGCCCGATGTGGGCCCCCGCCGCGACCTGGACTCCGGGTTCGACGTAGGCGCCCGCTTCGACCATCGCGGTCGGGTGCACCTTGGCCCCGTTCGCGATCAAGCCCCGACCGTTGGCGTGCTTGCGATAGCGCAGCGTCTCACCGCGGTCGTTCTCGATGTCGATGTAGTTCTTGCCCACGATCCCCTCCGACAGTTCCGGGTCCGGTACTGAGTACTGGAAACAACCGTGCGACCCGTATTTTCATTCCCGAGAATCATTCGGAGCGGCGGGCCGACCGGTTTGCTAGAACAAGCGTGCGGTCTGCGACTTTCTCGGTCGACGGGGTGCACGCCGGAACCGCGGGGCGATAGCATGCCCGGCCCGGTGGCGAGAGCGCCGGCGCAGCGCGGAGCCGTCGCGGGGAGGCGCCCGCGTTTGCGAGGATGGGCGGGTGGAGCCTTCTCGCGCGCCGTCGACCGGACCCTCGCTCGTCTTCGAGGCGGCATTGACGCGCCACACGCGGGTCGAGGATGCCGTCGGCATCCTGACGGGCACGTTCGTCGCGTCGTTCGGTCTGTTCCTGCTGCAGTCGTCGGGGTCGGTCACCGGCGGCACCGCCGGTCTCGCGCTCCTTCTCGGCTACGCGACGGGATGGTCGTTCCCGGTGCTGTTCGCCGTGGTCAACGCGCCGTTCGCCGTCCTCGCCCTGTGGAAGAAGGGCCTGTCCTTCACGCTGCGCACCTTCGCCTCGATCGGGCTCGTGTCGGTCTTCACCTTCGTCCACCAGCACCTGCTGGATTTCGCGAGCATCGAACCGATCTACGGCACCCTCGGAGGCAACCTGCTCGCCGGCGTGGGGCTGCTGATCCTGTTCCGGCACCGTGCGAGCCTCGGGGGCGTCAACATCATCGCGCTGGTGATCCAGGATCGGACCGGGTTCAGCGCCGGGTGGACGCAGATGATCTTCGACATCGTCATCATCCTCGCGGCCCTGCTGGTGCTGCCGTGGCCGGCGGTGCTCCTCAGCGCCGCCGGGGCGGTCGTGCTGAACGTGGTGCTGGTGCTCAACCATCGCCCGGGCCGGTACATCGGCCGCTGAGCCGGGCAACGGGTCGCACCGGACGGGTACGCCGAGCTCAGTGCTGGCAGCGCGGGCACCAGAAGATGTTGCGTTCGCTCGTGGGAAGCGCGCCGATCTCGTCGGTGCGGATCAGGGTTCCGCACCGACGGCAGGGTTTGCCCTCGCGCCGATAGACCCACATGCGCTGCCCGGGCCGGTCGTTGCCCGTGAACGTCCGTCCCGAGCGATCGCGGTTGGCGTGGATCATGCGGTAGCCGGTCTCGAGCACGGCGGTGACGTCGATCTCGGTGGCCGGGGTCGTGGGCAGGATGCCGCGCACGAAGAGCAGCTCGTTCGCGTACACGTTGCCGAAACCCGCGACATTGCGCTGGTCGAGAAGCGCCACATGGGCGGCACGCGGATCGGCGCCCACCCGGCGCGCCGCCTCGGCGATGTCCCAGTCGGGCCCGAGCAGGTCGGGTCCGAGATGGCCGACGAGACGGTCCTCCTCGGCGCTGGGCAGCACGTCGACCATCGCGAGCTCGAAGCCGACGGCATCCGCGGATGAGGTTCCCACGATCGCGCGGGCTTGGAACGCCGGGGCGCGCCAGCGTTCGCCGCGCCGGTAGACGTGCCAGCGGCCTTCCATCTTCAGGTGGGAGTGCAGGCTGTAGTCGCCGATGCGCAGCAGCAGGTGCTTTCCGCGGGCGATCGAGGACCCGACGACCTCGCCGCGCAGGTCGGCTGTCGCGCTCCCGGGGACGCGGATGTCGAACCGCGCGACCTCCTGGCCGACGAGCGCGTCGCCGATGGCACGCGCCGCGCGGAAGACGGTGTCGCCCTCAGGCACGTTCGGCGCTTCCCGATGGAACGGCCCGTCCGCTGCCGCTGACCCGGCGGAGCGTGAGACCGCGCGAGGATTCGACGAAACCGCCGGCCCGGAGTGCGCGGCCGGTCGCGGTGCCGTAGACGAACTCGCCGTTGACCTGTTCGACGGTCAGGGTGTCGAGCCGGCGGGCCTGCGCCGTGCGCACCAGATCGGCCGCCGCCGCGGTGAGCACGTCCTCGTCGTCGCTGAAGGCGAGGGCGGAACGGCCGCCTCGCTCGAGGTACAGCGCGAGCGCGCCGTCGACGAGGACGACGACACCGCCCGCCTTGCGCCCGGGGCGGTGCGAGACCCCCTCCAGGGCGGGCCAGCCCAGCGCCGCGCCGTAGGGGTTCGCCGGATCGGTGGCTGCGAGTGTGACCGCGCGGCGGGGCGGCGGGTCGGCCACGGCGGCGTACTCGCGCAGCCGGTCGACGGTGACGGATGCCGCGAACTGCGCGGCCCCCAGCGTCTCGATGACGTACCCGCGACGGCAGTGGCCCGCCTCCTCGAAGCCGGCGAGCACCCGGTACACCTGCGCGAAGCCCCCGGGCACGCCCTCGGACTGCACGCTGCCGCGGGTCACGACGCCGTAGCGGTCGAGCAGCAGCCCGGCCGACGCGGTGACCCGCAGCGACGGGTCCGGCTCGACGGAGGGGAGCAGCGACCACCGGCCGCCGAGCGTCGTCGGTCGCGGCGCCGCGGTGGTGGCGGGTCGGGCCAGCGGTGTGCCGCGGTACAGGCGCGACCGCGGTGTGCGCCGCGCGCTCCGGTGCGCCTGCGACCCGCCCGAGAGCAGGGAGCGCACCGGTGAGAAGGTGTCGTTCGTCACGCGCCCCGCCCAGGCCAGACGCCAGAGGGCGTCGAGCACGCTCTGCTCGTTGGGCGCCCCCACGGCGCCCACCAGCTGTCCGGCGAACCAGCCGCCGCCGACCGCGAGCGCCTCGAGGATGGCGGTGTCGAGATCGCCCGAGGTCGTCGACTCGTCGGCCTCGGAATCCGCGTCCGCGAGAGCGAGGGTGAGGGGTGCCATGTCGGCCGGGTGCAGCGCGATCCAGCCGTCGCGGCCGGGGAGGGTGCCGTGCCCTGACCAGACGACCTCGCCCGTCGCGGTCAGCTCGTCGAGCATCCCCGGGGTGTAGTCGCGGACCCGGGAGGGGAGCACGAGCGACTCCCACGCGCTCGCGGGAATGGGGACGCCGGCGAGCTGCTCGATCACGGCGGCGACGCCGTCGACGCCCTCGAGCGGACGGGTGACGTGCTGCCAGACCGGGAGGAAGCGCGCGAACGCCTCGGGCGAGACGGGCTCGACGGTGCCGCGGATCGCGGCCAGCGACCGCATCCGCAGTCGACGCAGCACCTCGGAGTCGCACCACTCGAGATCGTCCGTTTCGGCACCGGATGCTGCGGGCAGGAAGTACCCGCTCGAGATCCGGCCCTGTGACTCGAGCCGTTGCAGCGTCTGGCGCGCGACCGCCGTGCCGATGCCCAGACGTGCGGCGACGTCCGTCGTGCGGAAGGGGCCGTGGGTGCGAGCGTGGCGGGCGACGAGGTCGGCGAGGGGATCGACGACCGGCTCGAGGAACGCCGTCGGGATGCCCACCGGGAGCGCCGACCCCAGCGCATCGCGCAACCGACCGGCATCCTCGATCGCGGCGGTGCGCGCGGCACCGGCGATCGTGACGACGATCGCCCGGCGGGCCGCGACGAGATCGCCCAGCAGCGCGGCCGCGTACGCGACGTGCTCGTCGGACGGCGCGGCGGTGGCGGAGGCGGTGGCGGAGGCGGCGTGCGGGTCGCGAGCGGATCTCGCACTCGACGGGTCGTCCACGCCGTCGACATCCTCGGAATCGGGGATCTCCTCGGAAGCGGCGCTGCGATCATCGGCAGCGCTGCGGGCGGGGGATCCGGCCTCGGCGGCCGTCTCGAGGCGGGCCGCGGTCTCGGCGGCGTCGAGTGGGCCGAGCAGGCGCAGCAGATCGGCGACGCCCTCGAGACCGCGTGCGCGGCGGTCGGGCGCGAGTCGCTGCGCTTTGCGTTCGAACTGCGCGATGATCTCGGGATCGAGCAGCTCGCGCATCTCGACCTTGCCGAGCAGCTCCGACAGCAGGGCCGGATCGACCGAGAGAGCCGCTGCTCTGCGCTCGGCCAGCGGGGAGTCGCCCTCGTACATGAAGGCCCCGACGTATCCGAACAGCAGGTCGCGTGCGTAGGGCGAGGGCTGCGAGGTCGTCGTCTCGACGAGCCGGATGCGGCGGTCGGCGATGTTCCGCGCCAGGCGCAGCAGTGCGGGCAGGTCGTAGACGTCCTGCAGCACCTCGCGGAGCGTCTCGAGGATGATCGGGAACGACGGATGCCGCCGCGCCACCTCCAGCAGCTGGGCCGAGCGCTGCCGCTGCTGCCACAACGGGGCCCGCTTGTTGGGGTTCAGGCGCGGCAGCAGCAGCGCGCGCGCCGCGCACTCGCGGAACCGCGAGGCGAACAGCGCCGACCCGCCCACCTCGTCGGTGACGATCTGCTCGAGCTCGTCGGCGTCGAAGACGAAGAGGTCTGCCCCGGGCGGTTCGGCAGCGGCATCCGGGACCCGCGCGATTATGCCGTCGTCGCTCGCCACGGCCGCGCCCTCGACTCCGAGACGCTCGCGGATGCGGGCGTTGACGGCCAGTGCCCACGGCGCGTGCACATGCATGCCGTACGGGGAATGCAGGATGACGCGCCAGTCGCCGACCTCGTCGCGCGAGCGCTCCACCGTCAGGGTGCGGTCGGTCGGCAGACTGCCGGTGGCCTCGCGCTGCTCGGCGAGGTGGGCGAGGAGGTTCTCGATCGCGTAGTCGTCGAGCCCGGATTCGCGCAGCCGCTCGGTCGCCTTCTCGGGCCCCGCGGCCGAGACCTCGCGGCTGAATCTGCCGAGCGCCTCGCCCAGCTCGGCGGGGCGGCCCAGGCCGTCGCCGTGCCAGAACGGCAGCTTGCCCGGCTGGCCGAAGGCCGGAACGACGTTGACGCGGTCGTGGGTGATCTCGACGATGCGCCAACTCGTCGTGCCGAGGGTGAAGACGTCGTTGACCCGCGACTCGTAGACCATCTCCTCGTCGAGCTCGCCGACGCGGGCGTTGCGACTCTCACCGGCGACGAACACGCCGAACAGCCCGCGATCGGGGATGGTGCCGCCGCTCGTGACGGCGATGCGCTGGGCGCCGGGCCGCCCGGTGAGCGTGCCCTGGTCGCGGTCCCACACCAGGCGGGGCCGGAGCTCGGCGAACTCGTCGGAGGGGAACCGCCCCGCGAGCAGGTCGAGCGTCGCCTCGTAGGCCGATCGGGGGAGGGTGCGGAACGGTGCGCTGCGGCGGACCGTCTCGAACCAGCTCTCGACCTCGATCGTTCCGGTCGCACAGGCGGCGATGGTCTGCTGCGCGAGGATGTCGAGCGGGTTCTGCGGCACCGAGATGGCCTCGATCTTGCCGGCCAGCATGCGCTCCGTCACGACCGCGGTGTGCAGGACGTCGCCGCGGTGCTTCGGGAAGAGCGCGGCGCGGCTGACCTCGCCGACCTGGTGCCCCGCGCGGCCGACGCGCTGCAGACCGGATGCCGCCGACGGCGGGGCCTCGACCTGGATCACGAGGTCGACGGCGCCCATGTCGATGCCGAGCTCGAGGCTCGAGGTGGCGACGACGCAGCGGAGCGCGCCGGACTTCAACTCGTCTTCGACCTGCGCGCGCTGCTCCTTCGACACCGAGCCGTGGTGGGCCTTCGCGAGCACCGGCTCTGCCCCGGCGGATGCCCCGGCCTGGGCCATCATCCCCGCCGGCACGCTCGCGTCGGGCAGCTCCCCGCCGATCCGCTCGGTGTAGATCTCGTTGAGCCGGCCCGTCAGCCGCTCGGCGAGGCGGCGGGAGTTCGAGAAGACGATCGTCGAGCGGTGCTGCAGGATGCGGTCGACGATCGCCTCCTCGACGTGCGGCCACACCGACCCGGTGACCTCGCTCGCCTGCGGAGCCTGGTACCAGGCCCCGTCGTCCCCGTCGTCCCCGTCGTCGTCGGCGTGACGGCCACGACCCCGGGGCGCGGTGCCCGGGGTGCCGCTCTCCTCGGCGGAGGGAGGGGCGGGCGGATTCAGCATGTCGGGGATGGGCACCACGACGCTGAGGTCGAAGGCCTTGGTCGCGCGGGGCGCGACGATCTCGACGGGTGCCGCGCCGCCCAGGAAGCGGGCGACCTCGTCGATCGGGCGCACGGTGGCCGACAGGCCGATGCGCTGCGCGGGCTTCTCGAGCAGCGCGTCCAGACGTTCGAGGCTCACGGCCAGGTGCGCCCCGCGCTTGGTGGCCGCGACGGCGTGGACCTCGTCGACGATCACGGTGTGGACCCCGCGCAGCGTCTCGGAGGTCTGCGAGGTCAGCATCAGGTAGAGCGACTCGGGGGTCGTGATCAGGATGTCGGGCGGCCGGGCGACCAGCGCTCGGCGATCGGCCGACGAGGTGTCACCGGAGCGGACCCCGACGGTGACCTCGGGCACCGGCTGCCCGAGGCGCCGGGCCGACTGGCCGATGCCCACCAGCGGCGAGCGGAGGTTGCGCTCGACGTCGACACCGAGGGCCTTGAGCGGCGAGACGTACAGCACGCGGGTGTCGGCGGGCGCGGCATCCGATCGGCGTCGCTTCGCGGGCTTGTCGTCGACCGGTCCCGCGGCGACCTTGTCGCGGAAGATGCGGTCGATCGCCCACAGGAACGCCGAGAGGGTCTTGCCCGACCCGGTCGGCGCGACCACCAGAGCGTGCTTGCCCGCCGAGATCGCGTCCCATGCCCCCGCCTGCGCCGTCGTCGGCTTCGCGAACGCACCACGGAACCAGTCCGCGGTGGGCGCGGAGAATCGGGCGAGCACATCGGCCATGTCCCCATCTTCGCGTGCACCACCGACATGGGCGCGGCCTTGCGCCCGCGGCCGCGCGCGTGCCAACGCGGCGTCCCTGCTCCTCCGCGACAATCGCCCGCGGCCGTGAGACTCCAGCTCCCGGGCCGAGCCTCACCGCTCGGTCAGCACGCCGTCGCGCAGCTCGAGCGTGAGCGTCGGCGCGAAGCGCGCGAGGAAGCCCTGGTCGCAGAAGTCTACGCCTCGGGGAGCTGCTTGTGCAGGAACGTCGCGACGTCGCTCAGCTCCTGCGCGGACACGGCATGTCCCAGGTCGGGGTACACCCGCCCGCTCAGCTCGACGTGCGCGGGCAGCCACTGCACGGTGTGGGCCACGAGCGGCGCGGGGATCACCTCGTCTCGGGCGCCCCGCCCCCAGAACACCGGCGGGCGGCGTTCGGCGAGGGCCGCGTCGCCCGGGAGCGGATGCGGGTTGGCGTAGCCGGCGAGACTCACGGCGAAGGAGAACGACGCGGGCTCGAGGCGGAGCGCCTCGAGGGCCATGACCCCGCCCTGGGAGAAACCGAGCAGGCCCACGGATGCGGCATCCGAGCGCGCGCCGCGGATCCAGTCGAGCAGCGTTCGGGCGCCCGCCGTGACCTGTTCGGGGGTGCGCCCGTCCAGCCCTTCGATGGGGTACCACGACCACCCGGGCGTCGGAAAAGGGGGTGCGAGGGGCGCTCGGACGGCGGCGAGGACGTACTCGCGGGGAAGGTGCGGGGCGAGGGTGAACAGATCGTTCTCATCGGACCCGTACCCGTGCATCATCACCAGGAGCGGACGCCCCGCGCGCTCGGACTCGGGAGCCGACCAGCGAACCATCGCGGGGTCGAGAGCCGGGATCTCGGACATGCCCCCATCCTGCCAGCCGGCGCCGACACGCGCCCGGCGGGCGCCGGCCCGCCGGGCGGTCGTCGACGCGTTCGGAGGCGGCATTGGTATACATGGAGCATGGCCGTGCGC
Protein-coding sequences here:
- a CDS encoding alpha/beta hydrolase gives rise to the protein MSEIPALDPAMVRWSAPESERAGRPLLVMMHGYGSDENDLFTLAPHLPREYVLAAVRAPLAPPFPTPGWSWYPIEGLDGRTPEQVTAGARTLLDWIRGARSDAASVGLLGFSQGGVMALEALRLEPASFSFAVSLAGYANPHPLPGDAALAERRPPVFWGRGARDEVIPAPLVAHTVQWLPAHVELSGRVYPDLGHAVSAQELSDVATFLHKQLPEA
- a CDS encoding glutamine amidotransferase-related protein; the encoded protein is MVPLVYVCVRPQRVAAEAEYASFRAAMGLDESELDRIDLTREPLPDDAFTRWRGFVVGGSPYNATDDAETKAEGQIRLEADLARIADAAAAGTTAALFTCYGIGVATTRLGGAISRDFPEETGPTEVTLTDAGRADALLGDLPETFSALTAHKEGTRTLPPGAVLLATNPDCPVQAYRVGDRLYATQFHPEPTPRDFTERMTVYRNDGYFDAADYDRIAARVLEAPVSEPARLLAAFAAAF
- a CDS encoding LysR family substrate-binding domain-containing protein, which produces MDVWKTRMPRTPLELVPIEVAQQRDALVDGTVDAAIVRMPVERDGLSVIALYDEVPVAVCAADSALTAVDELTLADLDGEVVIVPRDDVLQLDVPGSVAPSFPPVASTADAIATVAAGVGIAIVPMSLARLHQRKDVHYRPIVDAPVSGVALAWRTEATTPSVNAFIGIVRGRTANSSR
- a CDS encoding Fpg/Nei family DNA glycosylase, whose product is MPEGDTVFRAARAIGDALVGQEVARFDIRVPGSATADLRGEVVGSSIARGKHLLLRIGDYSLHSHLKMEGRWHVYRRGERWRAPAFQARAIVGTSSADAVGFELAMVDVLPSAEEDRLVGHLGPDLLGPDWDIAEAARRVGADPRAAHVALLDQRNVAGFGNVYANELLFVRGILPTTPATEIDVTAVLETGYRMIHANRDRSGRTFTGNDRPGQRMWVYRREGKPCRRCGTLIRTDEIGALPTSERNIFWCPRCQH
- a CDS encoding Lhr family ATP-dependent helicase; amino-acid sequence: MADVLARFSAPTADWFRGAFAKPTTAQAGAWDAISAGKHALVVAPTGSGKTLSAFLWAIDRIFRDKVAAGPVDDKPAKRRRSDAAPADTRVLYVSPLKALGVDVERNLRSPLVGIGQSARRLGQPVPEVTVGVRSGDTSSADRRALVARPPDILITTPESLYLMLTSQTSETLRGVHTVIVDEVHAVAATKRGAHLAVSLERLDALLEKPAQRIGLSATVRPIDEVARFLGGAAPVEIVAPRATKAFDLSVVVPIPDMLNPPAPPSAEESGTPGTAPRGRGRHADDDGDDGDDGAWYQAPQASEVTGSVWPHVEEAIVDRILQHRSTIVFSNSRRLAERLTGRLNEIYTERIGGELPDASVPAGMMAQAGASAGAEPVLAKAHHGSVSKEQRAQVEDELKSGALRCVVATSSLELGIDMGAVDLVIQVEAPPSAASGLQRVGRAGHQVGEVSRAALFPKHRGDVLHTAVVTERMLAGKIEAISVPQNPLDILAQQTIAACATGTIEVESWFETVRRSAPFRTLPRSAYEATLDLLAGRFPSDEFAELRPRLVWDRDQGTLTGRPGAQRIAVTSGGTIPDRGLFGVFVAGESRNARVGELDEEMVYESRVNDVFTLGTTSWRIVEITHDRVNVVPAFGQPGKLPFWHGDGLGRPAELGEALGRFSREVSAAGPEKATERLRESGLDDYAIENLLAHLAEQREATGSLPTDRTLTVERSRDEVGDWRVILHSPYGMHVHAPWALAVNARIRERLGVEGAAVASDDGIIARVPDAAAEPPGADLFVFDADELEQIVTDEVGGSALFASRFRECAARALLLPRLNPNKRAPLWQQRQRSAQLLEVARRHPSFPIILETLREVLQDVYDLPALLRLARNIADRRIRLVETTTSQPSPYARDLLFGYVGAFMYEGDSPLAERRAAALSVDPALLSELLGKVEMRELLDPEIIAQFERKAQRLAPDRRARGLEGVADLLRLLGPLDAAETAARLETAAEAGSPARSAADDRSAASEEIPDSEDVDGVDDPSSARSARDPHAASATASATAAPSDEHVAYAAALLGDLVAARRAIVVTIAGAARTAAIEDAGRLRDALGSALPVGIPTAFLEPVVDPLADLVARHARTHGPFRTTDVAARLGIGTAVARQTLQRLESQGRISSGYFLPAASGAETDDLEWCDSEVLRRLRMRSLAAIRGTVEPVSPEAFARFLPVWQHVTRPLEGVDGVAAVIEQLAGVPIPASAWESLVLPSRVRDYTPGMLDELTATGEVVWSGHGTLPGRDGWIALHPADMAPLTLALADADSEADESTTSGDLDTAILEALAVGGGWFAGQLVGAVGAPNEQSVLDALWRLAWAGRVTNDTFSPVRSLLSGGSQAHRSARRTPRSRLYRGTPLARPATTAAPRPTTLGGRWSLLPSVEPDPSLRVTASAGLLLDRYGVVTRGSVQSEGVPGGFAQVYRVLAGFEEAGHCRRGYVIETLGAAQFAASVTVDRLREYAAVADPPPRRAVTLAATDPANPYGAALGWPALEGVSHRPGRKAGGVVVLVDGALALYLERGGRSALAFSDDEDVLTAAAADLVRTAQARRLDTLTVEQVNGEFVYGTATGRALRAGGFVESSRGLTLRRVSGSGRAVPSGSAERA
- a CDS encoding transferase; translation: MGKNYIDIENDRGETLRYRKHANGRGLIANGAKVHPTAMVEAGAYVEPGVQVAAGAHIGRGAWIEREAVIGPNVEIAPHAHVGSGAAIGPRAKIGVRAFVGAHAHVAGGSLIRDDENIADGEHVATDQRGLRLAA
- a CDS encoding YitT family protein; translation: MEPSRAPSTGPSLVFEAALTRHTRVEDAVGILTGTFVASFGLFLLQSSGSVTGGTAGLALLLGYATGWSFPVLFAVVNAPFAVLALWKKGLSFTLRTFASIGLVSVFTFVHQHLLDFASIEPIYGTLGGNLLAGVGLLILFRHRASLGGVNIIALVIQDRTGFSAGWTQMIFDIVIILAALLVLPWPAVLLSAAGAVVLNVVLVLNHRPGRYIGR